The genomic window TCGATCAACACCGGCGGTTACCAGTAAATTTGCCACTAATTTCGCAGAGATTGGTTCCCTTCCTTTGGTTTTTCGATCTTGTTTCGCATACCCATAAAATGGAATTACTGCGGTTATTCTTCTGGCTGATGCACGATTCAATGCATCAATCATAATCAGAAGTTCCATAATATGATCATTCACCGGTGGACAAGTAGGTTGAACAACAAAAACATCACCACCTCGAACGCTTTCTTCAATTTGTATTCGAATTTCTCCATTAGGGAAACGACCTACATCAGCCCGACCCAGAGGAAGATCAAGATACCAACAAATTTCTTGTGCCAGGAATGGATTTGCTCTTCCAGTAAATACCTTCATATGCTGGCTTATTTCACTATAGCAAATCATTTTCCAATCAGCTCCTGTTTTTTTTCTTTTCAACCCATTTGTCAATGTTAACCTGTCTCGCCCGACCCACACCGAGAGCTCGAGAAGGAACATCACGGGTAATCGTCGAACCGGCGGCGGTATATGCTCCTTCACCGATGGTTATCGGAGCAACTAATGAATTATTGCTCCCGATAAAAACCTGGTCATGAATAATGGTTGGATGTTTTTTATATCCATCAAAATTACAAGTGATTGTTCCCGCCCCAATATTAACTTTTTTTCCTAAGGTAGCGTCACCCAAGTAACTATGATGCAATGCCTTAGTTCCTTCACCAATTTCAGATTTTTTGACTTCAACGAAATTTCCAATCCGAGCATTTTTTCTTATCAAAGAATTCATTCGGATATGGCTAAAAGGGCCAATAATTACCTCATCATCCAGAATAGAATCCTCAATAACACTATATTCAATGCGACAATCTTTGCCAACTTGTGATTGGATTAAATGGGTATAGGGCCCAATTTTCGTGTTTTCTTTGATTTCACTATGGCCTTCAATAATTGTTCCAGGATACAACCAGACATCCTTTTCACATTTGACATCCCAATCGACATACACCGATTCGGGATCAACGATTTTAACTCCCGATTCAAATAGCTGGTTTATTTTTTTTCTACGAAATAACCCTATAACCGTTGAAAAGTCATCTGGTGAGTTAACATTAATAAACTGTGTATCCCAGGGTACAGTATAAACCAAAGTTTTAAAATTGAGGTTTCTTGCTACCTCAAGAACATCAGTAAGGTAATATTCTCCCTGAGCATTATTTTTTTGTATTGATTGAAGAACTACCTCTATTTCATTTTTTTGAAAAGCATAAATTCCCAAATTTATTTCTAAGATTTTTTTCTCGTCATCAGTACAATCTTTTTCCTCAACAATTTTCAGGGGAATTCCTTGAAAATCTCTTTTAATTCGGCCAAAACCATCAGGAATTTCTGATTTGGTGCTTAAAATCGCCACTGGAGAATGGTTTTTCTCAAAAAAAGTCATGAATTGATGAATAGTATTGGCTTCCAGCAGTGGCATATCGGCATATATAACCAATATCTTCTGAATCTCAGAATCGAGATGGGGTAAAATAGATTGTACAGCATGAGCGGTTCCCAAGGGTTCTTCTTGTATAACTAACTGAATCGCTGGATCAACAACCGATTGGATTTGGTCATAAGAAAAAGGAGAAACGACTGCTAACCGCTTCCCACAAAAATTGGGAATCTCCAGTTGTAAAAGATAGTTAATCAATGGCCTTCCCAAAACCGGTAAGATGACTTTTGGCTGGGAAGATTTCATTCGTTTCCCTTTACCAGCTGCTAAAACACAAATACACCAATCACGATAATCCATAAAAACCTCCTGGACAAACCAACTCAAAAAAATCATTCCACTATATAATTCTGAAAGAATTACATCTCATATGGCTAGTCTAATATATAATTGAGTATATTAAAATGGAACCATTGAAGTGGTTTTGACTACCTAAACCAAAATATTTTATCGTATTCTAATATACTATTATAATTCAGTCCTACAAAAAATAAAACGCGACCGTATCAGCCGCGTTTTATTCTCAACTGGCTGGGGCGGAAGGATTCGAACCTTCGGAATCAGGGATCCAAAGTCCCTTGCCTTACCGCTTGGCCACGCCCCAACTCAAACAAAAAGCGAATTAATTATATATAATAGTATCTTTGAAGTCAATTTTCTTTCTCTAATTTCTAAGACTGGTTATTGGAGCTGGGATTCTCCCACCCCTCCCAATAAAATTTTTGGGGTTAGTGGGATTCACTTGAATAACTACCGTTTCTCCCAACAATCCTCCCCACACCACTTCATCACCCGGTTTTTTCCCAACCACTGGAATGATCCGAATCCCCACCGTTTTATTATTAATAACCCCAATTGCTACTTCATCACCAATAATCGCAGAAATAATCTCTTCAGGTGTATCACCAGGTATGGCAATCATATCCAGCCCAACCGAACAAACACTGGTCATGGCTTCAAGTTTCTCAAAATTTAATCTTCCCGTCTTTACTGCTTTAGTCATGGCTGCATCTTCACTTACCGGAATGAAAGCTCCGCTTAGACCTCCTACCGACGAAGAAGCCATGGCACCTCCCTTTTTACAGGCATCGGTTAGCATAGCCAGCGCCAGGGTTGTCCCCCACCCTCCACAGGTATCAATTCCCATCGCTTCAATTATTTCTGCCACACTATCCCCTACCCGAGAGGTCGGAGCCAACGACAAGTCAACTATTCCAAAATTTATTCCTAACTTTCGAGATACCTCTCTCCCGATTAATTCTCCTACTCGGGTTATTTTAAAAGCGGTTCGTTTGATAATTTCAGCAACTTGACCCAGATCGGCTCCTGGATGCCTACGGATCATTTCCTTCACAACACCAGGTCCGCTCACACCGACGTTAATAACCGCATCTCCTTCACCTAGCCCATGGAAAGCGCCTGCCATAAAAGGGTTGTCTTCGGGCGCATTGGCAAAAACCACCAACTTGGCGCAACCAATTCCATTTTTGTCCTGACTTAAATGAGCAATTTCTTTAATAATTTTACCTAATAATAAAATAACATCGACATTGATACCGCTTCGGGTCGATGCCACATTGACTGAAGAACAAATGTGTTCGGTTTGAGTCAAAATAGCTGGTAAGGAATGGATGAGATGTTCTGCAGCTGGAGTTATTCCTTTTTGAACTAAAGCCGTAAAACCACCAATAAAGTCGACCCGAATTTCTCGAGAGAGTTGATCGAGAAGAAGAGCAAGTTCAACCGGACCATTAACTTGGTCTTTTCCAAAAAGAAGAGAAACCGGAGAAATAGCCAAGCGACGGTTTACAATTGGAATTCCAAATCGAAGCGATACTTCTTCAACAACATCATGAAGGGATTGAGCATAAGAACGAATTTTATTGACCACATTTCGACAGGTGTCTATGACGTCTTTTCCTCGACAATCTAAAATATTGATCCCCAGAGTTACCGTTCGGACATCAAGGTTTTCAATTTCAAGCATTCGTATTGTTTCCAAAATTTCCGATCGATCATATAACACAATAATCCCTCCGATTACTTTAATCGGTTTAATAAAAACCGTTATCCTTTTCTGATTCAATCACGGCTTTAAATGCGATGCATGGCTTGGAATACACTGGTATGTTGAAGAAAAATTTGGACACCGATTTCTTCACCTTTTTGAATGAGGTGTTTTTTTAAATCGGCAAGAGAAATAGCGCAGTGACTTAGGTCACCAATTAATATCATGGTAAAATATTCGTTTAAAATTTTCTGAGTAATGTCTTCTATATTCACTTGGTTTTCAGCCAATAAAGAAGTTACCGCCGCTATAATGCCCACACGATCTTTACCGACGACAGTAATAACGACTTTATCCTGTTGTTCCGCTGGTTGTTCCTCGGCAAAATTCGATGAAGCTATATCATTGATACTCACGAAATTTCACCTCATTCCTTTTTATTTTATCGGCATAAAGGTGAGCAATTCGAGTCGGTTCTGGAATTCGATATTTGCCCGTAACCTTTAATGTCCATTCAAGGGAATTTTGTAAATCAATCCGATGGCCTGGTGATACAAAAATTGGCTTTACTTCTTTCCTGCTCCGCAGAGTGGCGCCAATTATTTGATCATGGTAAAAAATCCAGGAATATTCGCCCTTTCCCGAGGGAGGCTCTACATACTGACCTACTAACAGACTTTTAGCGACACCAATTGACACAATATTATAAAGAATTCCCATATGAGTGGCTAATCCCACTCCTCGAGGATGGGCAATTCCCTGACCATCGAAAAAGAAAATTTGAGGAATACTTTTTAAAAGTTGAAAAGCAGATGCTACCACTGGTCCCTCGCGAAAAGAGAGAAGGCCTGGGATGTAGGGAAATTGAACTTTTTTTATCGAATGAACAACTTCAATGACCTGAAGTTCAGGATAAGAAAATGTAACAATAACTGCACAGCCAAGGTTTTTTTCCAGATAAGAAACATCTATACCTGCTATGC from Candidatus Atribacteria bacterium ADurb.Bin276 includes these protein-coding regions:
- the glmU gene encoding Bifunctional protein GlmU is translated as MDYRDWCICVLAAGKGKRMKSSQPKVILPVLGRPLINYLLQLEIPNFCGKRLAVVSPFSYDQIQSVVDPAIQLVIQEEPLGTAHAVQSILPHLDSEIQKILVIYADMPLLEANTIHQFMTFFEKNHSPVAILSTKSEIPDGFGRIKRDFQGIPLKIVEEKDCTDDEKKILEINLGIYAFQKNEIEVVLQSIQKNNAQGEYYLTDVLEVARNLNFKTLVYTVPWDTQFINVNSPDDFSTVIGLFRRKKINQLFESGVKIVDPESVYVDWDVKCEKDVWLYPGTIIEGHSEIKENTKIGPYTHLIQSQVGKDCRIEYSVIEDSILDDEVIIGPFSHIRMNSLIRKNARIGNFVEVKKSEIGEGTKALHHSYLGDATLGKKVNIGAGTITCNFDGYKKHPTIIHDQVFIGSNNSLVAPITIGEGAYTAAGSTITRDVPSRALGVGRARQVNIDKWVEKKKNRS
- the gcvR gene encoding Glycine cleavage system transcriptional repressor codes for the protein MSINDIASSNFAEEQPAEQQDKVVITVVGKDRVGIIAAVTSLLAENQVNIEDITQKILNEYFTMILIGDLSHCAISLADLKKHLIQKGEEIGVQIFLQHTSVFQAMHRI
- the nfi gene encoding Endonuclease V, giving the protein MIQPTRFFPFDVNTQEAIRIQRSLTQQVSFSFPFHPQEIQCIAGIDVSYLEKNLGCAVIVTFSYPELQVIEVVHSIKKVQFPYIPGLLSFREGPVVASAFQLLKSIPQIFFFDGQGIAHPRGVGLATHMGILYNIVSIGVAKSLLVGQYVEPPSGKGEYSWIFYHDQIIGATLRSRKEVKPIFVSPGHRIDLQNSLEWTLKVTGKYRIPEPTRIAHLYADKIKRNEVKFREYQ